In a genomic window of Mageeibacillus indolicus UPII9-5:
- a CDS encoding Lrp/AsnC family transcriptional regulator: MKDKLLQILNEDARLTSKELAERLRITPEEVDALVAELKQEGVILGSKTVINWENSGKELTTALIEVRVTPQRGRGFDRIAHRLYQYPQVNSCYLMSGGFDLMLILEGKTLRDIAQFVAEKIAPVEYVLSTSTHFILKKYKNDGTIFALPNEDDREAIVL; the protein is encoded by the coding sequence ATGAAAGACAAACTTTTACAAATTTTAAATGAAGATGCACGTTTGACAAGTAAAGAACTTGCAGAAAGATTGCGGATAACACCGGAAGAAGTTGATGCTTTGGTCGCAGAGTTAAAACAGGAAGGCGTTATTTTGGGGTCAAAGACAGTAATCAACTGGGAGAATTCCGGTAAAGAGTTGACAACAGCTCTGATTGAAGTAAGGGTAACACCGCAACGTGGCCGTGGCTTCGATCGAATCGCACACCGTCTCTATCAATATCCGCAGGTCAATTCCTGCTACCTGATGTCGGGTGGCTTTGACTTAATGCTGATTCTTGAAGGCAAAACTTTGCGCGACATTGCCCAGTTTGTGGCCGAGAAGATAGCCCCGGTTGAGTACGTTTTGTCAACATCGACTCATTTTATCTTGAAAAAATATAAAAATGATGGCACAATATTTGCTTTACCGAACGAAGATGATCGAGAGGCTATAGTATTATGA
- the rdgB gene encoding RdgB/HAM1 family non-canonical purine NTP pyrophosphatase, with protein sequence MNQNMNQNVNRLIIATHNRNKLREFTKILGDKFQVISLSELNLNEEIPETGTTFTENCLIKLHTLAKLYPNDYILADDSGLCIDALNGAPGVYSARFCGETTSYDVKIKQLQSLLREVPEEARTAHFVCVLALHYPDGQEKIMEGRCDGLIAHKTAGSNGFGYDPIFYLPHYGCTMAELSETEKNKISHRGAATAKLLAELKL encoded by the coding sequence ATGAATCAAAACATGAATCAAAACGTGAACAGACTGATAATAGCGACTCACAACCGAAATAAACTGCGTGAATTCACCAAAATTTTAGGTGATAAGTTTCAAGTCATATCGTTGAGCGAACTTAACCTTAATGAAGAAATACCGGAAACAGGTACTACTTTCACAGAAAATTGTTTGATTAAGTTACACACTTTGGCTAAGCTCTATCCAAATGACTATATTTTAGCGGATGATTCCGGCCTGTGTATTGATGCCCTAAACGGTGCTCCCGGCGTTTATTCAGCTCGTTTTTGTGGGGAAACAACATCTTACGATGTCAAAATAAAACAATTGCAATCTTTGTTGCGAGAGGTACCTGAGGAGGCGCGGACGGCTCATTTTGTTTGCGTTTTGGCTTTGCATTATCCGGACGGGCAGGAAAAAATTATGGAAGGACGCTGTGACGGCTTAATTGCCCATAAAACGGCAGGATCAAATGGATTCGGTTATGATCCTATCTTTTATTTGCCGCATTACGGTTGTACGATGGCCGAGCTTAGTGAAACAGAAAAAAACAAAATTTCCCATCGCGGCGCGGCTACGGCAAAATTGCTGGCCGAGTTGAAATTGTAA
- a CDS encoding pyridoxal phosphate-dependent aminotransferase, whose product MTEIKVARRVQEIPPSEIRRFFDVANEMKGEVYSLSIGEPDFVTPWSACDAGIYSIEQGKTHYSPNYGIIELRRAIADYIYRHYGVDYDSKTEIITTVGGSEGIDIVFRGLVNPGEEVIVPEPSFVAYKAGAKLAGAKVVTVATQAENGFKLTPELLRSALTPQSRLLVVSYPSNPTGAVMNKADWAALLPVLREFPDLIILTDELYTELDYSGEEPSSLIQWPELRDRIFYVGGFSKTYAMTGWRIGYLIGPEYLLTEIAKVHQYTLMCAPTAAQYAALEAITNGEDVVNTMRNRYNLRRNMICAALREMELPVFEPKGAFYIFPNITACGMDSNTFCERFLREEKVAIIPGSAFGDCGEGFARISYAASEETIEEAMLRMHRFVNKYRRR is encoded by the coding sequence ATGACAGAAATTAAAGTGGCACGACGAGTGCAGGAAATTCCGCCCTCGGAGATTAGGCGTTTTTTTGATGTTGCCAATGAGATGAAGGGGGAAGTATACTCTCTTTCCATTGGTGAACCAGATTTTGTAACTCCTTGGAGTGCTTGTGATGCCGGTATATATTCGATAGAACAGGGGAAAACGCATTACAGTCCTAATTACGGTATTATAGAATTACGACGGGCAATTGCTGATTACATATACAGGCATTATGGTGTTGATTATGACTCAAAAACTGAGATAATAACCACAGTTGGCGGCAGTGAAGGAATTGATATCGTATTTCGAGGCCTGGTAAACCCGGGAGAGGAAGTCATAGTCCCTGAGCCGAGCTTTGTCGCTTATAAAGCAGGAGCTAAACTGGCCGGAGCTAAAGTTGTCACCGTGGCAACACAGGCTGAAAATGGCTTCAAACTTACACCTGAACTTTTGCGCTCGGCACTCACACCCCAGAGCAGGCTTTTAGTAGTTAGCTATCCAAGCAATCCCACCGGGGCGGTGATGAACAAGGCTGATTGGGCAGCCTTGCTGCCGGTTTTGCGCGAATTTCCGGATTTAATTATCCTAACTGATGAGCTTTACACAGAGCTTGATTACAGTGGGGAAGAACCGTCGTCTTTGATTCAATGGCCGGAGCTGCGTGACCGTATTTTTTATGTCGGAGGTTTTTCTAAAACTTATGCGATGACTGGATGGCGAATCGGCTATTTGATCGGTCCAGAATATCTTCTAACGGAAATTGCGAAAGTGCACCAGTATACTTTGATGTGCGCACCTACGGCAGCACAATATGCTGCTTTGGAGGCGATTACTAACGGTGAAGATGTTGTAAATACAATGCGCAATCGCTATAACTTAAGGCGCAATATGATTTGTGCTGCTTTGCGAGAAATGGAGCTGCCGGTGTTCGAACCTAAAGGTGCGTTCTATATTTTCCCAAATATTACGGCTTGCGGTATGGACTCAAATACTTTTTGTGAAAGATTTTTACGGGAAGAAAAGGTAGCTATTATTCCTGGCTCGGCTTTCGGCGATTGCGGCGAAGGGTTTGCTCGAAT
- a CDS encoding RsmF rRNA methyltransferase first C-terminal domain-containing protein has translation MAHRKFETTDLSTMLYDGVLMLNLPDLFVKKMLALFESDGRRDEFNQFLAGIGSGAKPGIRFNPTKGEVEEMARNFACSYKLSPLVPVPWTKDAYYLPAGFAAAQTVEYLQGYFYLQEASAMLPAALLQAKPGMAVLDLCAAPGGKTTKLAADMNNQGLLLANEINLERAKVLLRNLEQWGAKNVVLTNADAAQFNRDPGFIFDKILADVPCSGEGMFGRDPGAVAAWTQYQGRSLTDLQLNILLKAADLLAPKGEILYSTCTFNPEENEGIIWRFLREKPEFSLAPLRDRLPKPCPELSGGVNYNSDQPWANCLRVWPHLARGEGHFCALLVKSGEAKHGELNQEDLSNNLARVAGGKVAKDQVNQAKRWVSTAAVAHRDKKGYSEPTAVLAAAQKFISENFTPMGQQNWQLNSYSYHSANNPGKPDLSAVGYAVPFVYIERNFLHYLPQTALRIPTLHVLKRGVMVGEFKDGRNAKFVPSHALALTIAANEYRYCLNLPRDDSRITAYIAGQSIIWDQSELQTIPCRTYVLLLAESEPLGWLYREKSEVLKNLYPNSWVRRLRSPHESEVKHESKHESKREQTDNSDSQPK, from the coding sequence TACTGATGCTTAACTTACCGGATTTGTTTGTCAAAAAAATGTTAGCTTTGTTCGAGTCGGACGGCCGACGCGATGAATTCAATCAATTCTTAGCCGGGATTGGTTCTGGAGCCAAGCCAGGCATAAGGTTCAACCCAACCAAGGGTGAGGTTGAAGAAATGGCCAGAAATTTTGCCTGCTCATACAAATTGTCACCATTAGTTCCAGTGCCATGGACGAAGGATGCTTATTATTTGCCGGCCGGCTTTGCCGCTGCTCAGACTGTGGAGTATTTGCAAGGCTATTTTTATTTGCAAGAAGCTAGTGCCATGTTGCCAGCGGCACTTCTGCAAGCGAAACCTGGAATGGCGGTTTTGGATCTTTGCGCAGCTCCGGGTGGGAAAACAACTAAATTGGCCGCCGATATGAATAATCAAGGACTGCTGTTGGCTAATGAGATTAACTTGGAGCGCGCCAAAGTTCTTCTGCGTAATTTAGAGCAATGGGGAGCAAAAAATGTTGTTCTGACCAATGCAGATGCTGCGCAGTTTAATCGGGATCCGGGATTCATATTTGATAAAATTTTGGCCGACGTGCCGTGTTCTGGCGAAGGAATGTTCGGCCGCGATCCAGGAGCGGTTGCCGCTTGGACCCAGTATCAGGGACGATCTTTGACCGATTTGCAACTGAATATTTTGCTGAAAGCAGCCGATTTGCTGGCGCCGAAAGGTGAAATTTTGTATTCTACCTGCACTTTCAACCCGGAAGAGAATGAAGGGATTATTTGGCGGTTCTTGCGGGAAAAACCGGAATTTTCTTTGGCGCCACTCCGCGATCGTCTGCCTAAGCCATGCCCCGAATTAAGTGGGGGCGTGAATTATAATTCTGATCAACCTTGGGCCAATTGCCTTAGAGTTTGGCCGCATTTGGCTCGGGGAGAAGGGCATTTTTGTGCTTTGCTAGTCAAGTCGGGTGAAGCGAAGCATGGTGAACTAAATCAGGAAGATTTATCAAATAATTTGGCTCGCGTGGCAGGGGGAAAAGTTGCCAAAGACCAGGTAAATCAAGCGAAAAGATGGGTAAGTACAGCTGCCGTTGCCCACCGCGATAAAAAAGGTTACAGCGAACCAACAGCTGTTTTGGCCGCTGCCCAAAAATTTATTTCTGAGAACTTTACTCCAATGGGCCAACAAAATTGGCAATTAAATTCTTATTCTTATCATTCGGCAAATAACCCTGGTAAGCCTGATTTATCCGCTGTCGGGTATGCAGTGCCATTTGTTTATATCGAAAGAAACTTCCTTCATTATTTACCCCAAACCGCGCTGCGGATTCCCACTTTGCATGTCCTGAAACGTGGGGTAATGGTAGGAGAGTTCAAAGATGGACGCAATGCCAAGTTTGTGCCATCCCATGCTCTGGCTTTGACAATAGCTGCTAATGAATATCGCTACTGCCTTAATTTGCCGCGTGACGACTCACGAATTACGGCCTACATCGCTGGACAATCTATTATTTGGGATCAAAGCGAATTACAGACCATTCCTTGCCGTACTTACGTCCTTTTGCTGGCTGAATCGGAGCCGCTTGGCTGGCTTTACCGTGAAAAAAGTGAAGTACTGAAAAATTTATATCCTAATTCTTGGGTGCGCAGATTGCGCTCCCCCCATGAAAGTGAGGTAAAACATGAATCAAAACATGAATCAAAACGTGAACAGACTGATAATAGCGACTCACAACCGAAATAA